A single region of the Zootoca vivipara chromosome 2, rZooViv1.1, whole genome shotgun sequence genome encodes:
- the MYOT gene encoding myotilin isoform X7: protein MSVSNLPSVTSMYQPSMFNYERPKHFIQSQNTYQGKPQPPGPETSTTLPSRQTKQSSILIQPCNPNEKKFSSSSSLSSPISLSSPSYSASFPVTPASAQSPASSSSGQRISSMHNQSPAAFLCSVLPSHFDYNSQGPSSVESNFSKPMYKKQTSSTKPVQKTSDREIQGTKDALIQDLERKLRCKDSLLQNGNQRLSYEERMARRLLGPENAASVFEPQSEENVQDAQQQNLESTRLHVPSAQARSRPSSRGERNEQGSIQEKFFQPRFVQVPEDITVEEGRFCRIDFKVSGLPTPDVAWYLNGRLVHPDDFHKMIVSEKGFHSFIFEVVRVYDAGTWECVAFNRAGEASFTVKLDVIAREHRKAPTFIFKPQSSRVYEGDSARLECQVSAIPPPQIYWKRNNEMVQFNTDRISMFHDTSGKVCLLIHNVNKKDAGWYTVSAVNEAGVATCHARLDVATHTYKPVPNRKPLKVRPTFSKYLALNGKGLDVKQAFFPDEGEFQRMAAESGLYESDEL, encoded by the exons ATGAGTGTCAGTAACCTCCCATCCGTGACCTCTATGTATCAACCAAGCATGTTTAACTATGAGCGTCCAAAACATTTTATCCAGTCTCAAAATACATATCAAGGGAAACCACAGCCTCCAGGACCAGAAACCTCTACTACGCTTCCAAGCAGGCAAACCAAACAGTCTTCCATTCTAATCCAGCCTTGTAATCCTAATGAGAAGAAGTTTTCTTCCTCCTCATCGCTGAGCTCGCCAATCTCACTCTCCTCACCTTCATATAGTGCTTCATTTCCCGTAACACCTGCATCTGCACAGTCTCCTGCTAGCTCCTCATCTGGGCAGAGGATTTCATCCATGCATAACCAGTCCCCTGCGGCATTCCTTTGCTCCGTGTTGCCCTCCCACTTTGATTATAATAGCCAAGGTCCTTCCTCAGTGGAGTCAAA TTTTTCGAAGCCTATGTACAAGAAGCAAACCAGCAGCACCAAACCAGTGCAGAAGACATCTGACAGAGAGATACAAGGAACAAAAGACGCCCTCATTCAAGACTTGGAAAGGAAACTACGATGTAAAGACAGCCTTCTCCAAAACGGGAACCAA CGTTTAAGCTACGAGGAGAGAATGGCTCGCAGGTTACTTGGACCAGAAAATGCTGCATCTGTGTTTGAACCACAGAGTGAAGAAAATGTGCAGGATGCAcag CAGCAGAACTTGGAAAGCACACGACTGCACGTTCCTTCAGCACAAGCAAG GAGCAGGCCATCTTCAAGAGGGGAGAGGAATGAGCAAGGGTCAATCCAGGAGAAATTTTTTCAACCACGTTTTGTACAAGTGCCTGAAGACATAACAGTTGAAGAAGGAAGATTTTGCAGGATTGATTTCAAG GTCAGCGGCCTCCCAACTCCAGATGTGGCATGGTACCTAAACGGAAGATTAGTTCACCCAGATGACTTCCATAAAATGATCGTATCTGAAAAAGGCTTCCACTCATTCATTTTTGAAGTAGTCAGGGTCTATGATGCTGGAACATGGGAATGTGTGGCTTTCAATCGTGCTGGAGAAGCTTCCTTTACAGTAAAGCTagatgtcattg CACGAGAACACCGGAAAGCCCCAACATTCATCTTTAAACCTCAAAGCTCAAGAGTTTATGAGGGGGATTCAGCCAGACTTGAATGTCAAGTGTCTGCTATCCCCCCACCACAAATATACTGGAAGAGAAATAATGAAATGGTACAATTCAACACAGACAGAATCAG TATGTTTCATGATACCTCTGGGAAGGTTTGCTTGCTGATCCACAATGTAAATAAGAAAGATGCTGGTTGGTACACAGTATCTGCAGTCAACGAGGCAGGAGTGGCAACATGCCATGCCAGATTGGACGTGGCTA CTCACACATACAAGCCAGTTCCAAACCGCAAACCACTGAAGGTTCGACCAACTTTTAGCAAATACTTGGCACTCAATGGTAAAGGTCTAGATGTGAAACAGGCTTTCTTTCCGGATGAAGGAGAGTTCCAGCGTATGGCAGCAGAGTCTGGACTCTATGAGAGCGATGAACTTTAA
- the MYOT gene encoding myotilin isoform X6, with protein sequence MSVSNLPSVTSMYQPSMFNYERPKHFIQSQNTYQGKPQPPGPETSTTLPSRQTKQSSILIQPCNPNEKKFSSSSSLSSPISLSSPSYSASFPVTPASAQSPASSSSGQRISSMHNQSPAAFLCSVLPSHFDYNSQGPSSVESNSFSKPMYKKQTSSTKPVQKTSDREIQGTKDALIQDLERKLRCKDSLLQNGNQRLSYEERMARRLLGPENAASVFEPQSEENVQDAQQQNLESTRLHVPSAQARSRPSSRGERNEQGSIQEKFFQPRFVQVPEDITVEEGRFCRIDFKVSGLPTPDVAWYLNGRLVHPDDFHKMIVSEKGFHSFIFEVVRVYDAGTWECVAFNRAGEASFTVKLDVIAREHRKAPTFIFKPQSSRVYEGDSARLECQVSAIPPPQIYWKRNNEMVQFNTDRISMFHDTSGKVCLLIHNVNKKDAGWYTVSAVNEAGVATCHARLDVATHTYKPVPNRKPLKVRPTFSKYLALNGKGLDVKQAFFPDEGEFQRMAAESGLYESDEL encoded by the exons ATGAGTGTCAGTAACCTCCCATCCGTGACCTCTATGTATCAACCAAGCATGTTTAACTATGAGCGTCCAAAACATTTTATCCAGTCTCAAAATACATATCAAGGGAAACCACAGCCTCCAGGACCAGAAACCTCTACTACGCTTCCAAGCAGGCAAACCAAACAGTCTTCCATTCTAATCCAGCCTTGTAATCCTAATGAGAAGAAGTTTTCTTCCTCCTCATCGCTGAGCTCGCCAATCTCACTCTCCTCACCTTCATATAGTGCTTCATTTCCCGTAACACCTGCATCTGCACAGTCTCCTGCTAGCTCCTCATCTGGGCAGAGGATTTCATCCATGCATAACCAGTCCCCTGCGGCATTCCTTTGCTCCGTGTTGCCCTCCCACTTTGATTATAATAGCCAAGGTCCTTCCTCAGTGGAGTCAAA CAGTTTTTCGAAGCCTATGTACAAGAAGCAAACCAGCAGCACCAAACCAGTGCAGAAGACATCTGACAGAGAGATACAAGGAACAAAAGACGCCCTCATTCAAGACTTGGAAAGGAAACTACGATGTAAAGACAGCCTTCTCCAAAACGGGAACCAA CGTTTAAGCTACGAGGAGAGAATGGCTCGCAGGTTACTTGGACCAGAAAATGCTGCATCTGTGTTTGAACCACAGAGTGAAGAAAATGTGCAGGATGCAcag CAGCAGAACTTGGAAAGCACACGACTGCACGTTCCTTCAGCACAAGCAAG GAGCAGGCCATCTTCAAGAGGGGAGAGGAATGAGCAAGGGTCAATCCAGGAGAAATTTTTTCAACCACGTTTTGTACAAGTGCCTGAAGACATAACAGTTGAAGAAGGAAGATTTTGCAGGATTGATTTCAAG GTCAGCGGCCTCCCAACTCCAGATGTGGCATGGTACCTAAACGGAAGATTAGTTCACCCAGATGACTTCCATAAAATGATCGTATCTGAAAAAGGCTTCCACTCATTCATTTTTGAAGTAGTCAGGGTCTATGATGCTGGAACATGGGAATGTGTGGCTTTCAATCGTGCTGGAGAAGCTTCCTTTACAGTAAAGCTagatgtcattg CACGAGAACACCGGAAAGCCCCAACATTCATCTTTAAACCTCAAAGCTCAAGAGTTTATGAGGGGGATTCAGCCAGACTTGAATGTCAAGTGTCTGCTATCCCCCCACCACAAATATACTGGAAGAGAAATAATGAAATGGTACAATTCAACACAGACAGAATCAG TATGTTTCATGATACCTCTGGGAAGGTTTGCTTGCTGATCCACAATGTAAATAAGAAAGATGCTGGTTGGTACACAGTATCTGCAGTCAACGAGGCAGGAGTGGCAACATGCCATGCCAGATTGGACGTGGCTA CTCACACATACAAGCCAGTTCCAAACCGCAAACCACTGAAGGTTCGACCAACTTTTAGCAAATACTTGGCACTCAATGGTAAAGGTCTAGATGTGAAACAGGCTTTCTTTCCGGATGAAGGAGAGTTCCAGCGTATGGCAGCAGAGTCTGGACTCTATGAGAGCGATGAACTTTAA
- the MYOT gene encoding myotilin isoform X9 codes for MAGFLHQHWLKTPQVIPSFDNSFSKPMYKKQTSSTKPVQKTSDREIQGTKDALIQDLERKLRCKDSLLQNGNQRLSYEERMARRLLGPENAASVFEPQSEENVQDAQQQNLESTRLHVPSAQARSRPSSRGERNEQGSIQEKFFQPRFVQVPEDITVEEGRFCRIDFKVSGLPTPDVAWYLNGRLVHPDDFHKMIVSEKGFHSFIFEVVRVYDAGTWECVAFNRAGEASFTVKLDVIAREHRKAPTFIFKPQSSRVYEGDSARLECQVSAIPPPQIYWKRNNEMVQFNTDRISMFHDTSGKVCLLIHNVNKKDAGWYTVSAVNEAGVATCHARLDVATHTYKPVPNRKPLKVRPTFSKYLALNGKGLDVKQAFFPDEGEFQRMAAESGLYESDEL; via the exons ATGGCTGGTTTCCTCCACCAGCACTGGTTAAAAACGCCTCAGGTGATACCATCTTTTGACAACAG TTTTTCGAAGCCTATGTACAAGAAGCAAACCAGCAGCACCAAACCAGTGCAGAAGACATCTGACAGAGAGATACAAGGAACAAAAGACGCCCTCATTCAAGACTTGGAAAGGAAACTACGATGTAAAGACAGCCTTCTCCAAAACGGGAACCAA CGTTTAAGCTACGAGGAGAGAATGGCTCGCAGGTTACTTGGACCAGAAAATGCTGCATCTGTGTTTGAACCACAGAGTGAAGAAAATGTGCAGGATGCAcag CAGCAGAACTTGGAAAGCACACGACTGCACGTTCCTTCAGCACAAGCAAG GAGCAGGCCATCTTCAAGAGGGGAGAGGAATGAGCAAGGGTCAATCCAGGAGAAATTTTTTCAACCACGTTTTGTACAAGTGCCTGAAGACATAACAGTTGAAGAAGGAAGATTTTGCAGGATTGATTTCAAG GTCAGCGGCCTCCCAACTCCAGATGTGGCATGGTACCTAAACGGAAGATTAGTTCACCCAGATGACTTCCATAAAATGATCGTATCTGAAAAAGGCTTCCACTCATTCATTTTTGAAGTAGTCAGGGTCTATGATGCTGGAACATGGGAATGTGTGGCTTTCAATCGTGCTGGAGAAGCTTCCTTTACAGTAAAGCTagatgtcattg CACGAGAACACCGGAAAGCCCCAACATTCATCTTTAAACCTCAAAGCTCAAGAGTTTATGAGGGGGATTCAGCCAGACTTGAATGTCAAGTGTCTGCTATCCCCCCACCACAAATATACTGGAAGAGAAATAATGAAATGGTACAATTCAACACAGACAGAATCAG TATGTTTCATGATACCTCTGGGAAGGTTTGCTTGCTGATCCACAATGTAAATAAGAAAGATGCTGGTTGGTACACAGTATCTGCAGTCAACGAGGCAGGAGTGGCAACATGCCATGCCAGATTGGACGTGGCTA CTCACACATACAAGCCAGTTCCAAACCGCAAACCACTGAAGGTTCGACCAACTTTTAGCAAATACTTGGCACTCAATGGTAAAGGTCTAGATGTGAAACAGGCTTTCTTTCCGGATGAAGGAGAGTTCCAGCGTATGGCAGCAGAGTCTGGACTCTATGAGAGCGATGAACTTTAA
- the MYOT gene encoding myotilin isoform X8: MAGFLHQHWLKTPQVIPSFDNSSFSKPMYKKQTSSTKPVQKTSDREIQGTKDALIQDLERKLRCKDSLLQNGNQRLSYEERMARRLLGPENAASVFEPQSEENVQDAQQQNLESTRLHVPSAQARSRPSSRGERNEQGSIQEKFFQPRFVQVPEDITVEEGRFCRIDFKVSGLPTPDVAWYLNGRLVHPDDFHKMIVSEKGFHSFIFEVVRVYDAGTWECVAFNRAGEASFTVKLDVIAREHRKAPTFIFKPQSSRVYEGDSARLECQVSAIPPPQIYWKRNNEMVQFNTDRISMFHDTSGKVCLLIHNVNKKDAGWYTVSAVNEAGVATCHARLDVATHTYKPVPNRKPLKVRPTFSKYLALNGKGLDVKQAFFPDEGEFQRMAAESGLYESDEL; the protein is encoded by the exons ATGGCTGGTTTCCTCCACCAGCACTGGTTAAAAACGCCTCAGGTGATACCATCTTTTGACAACAG CAGTTTTTCGAAGCCTATGTACAAGAAGCAAACCAGCAGCACCAAACCAGTGCAGAAGACATCTGACAGAGAGATACAAGGAACAAAAGACGCCCTCATTCAAGACTTGGAAAGGAAACTACGATGTAAAGACAGCCTTCTCCAAAACGGGAACCAA CGTTTAAGCTACGAGGAGAGAATGGCTCGCAGGTTACTTGGACCAGAAAATGCTGCATCTGTGTTTGAACCACAGAGTGAAGAAAATGTGCAGGATGCAcag CAGCAGAACTTGGAAAGCACACGACTGCACGTTCCTTCAGCACAAGCAAG GAGCAGGCCATCTTCAAGAGGGGAGAGGAATGAGCAAGGGTCAATCCAGGAGAAATTTTTTCAACCACGTTTTGTACAAGTGCCTGAAGACATAACAGTTGAAGAAGGAAGATTTTGCAGGATTGATTTCAAG GTCAGCGGCCTCCCAACTCCAGATGTGGCATGGTACCTAAACGGAAGATTAGTTCACCCAGATGACTTCCATAAAATGATCGTATCTGAAAAAGGCTTCCACTCATTCATTTTTGAAGTAGTCAGGGTCTATGATGCTGGAACATGGGAATGTGTGGCTTTCAATCGTGCTGGAGAAGCTTCCTTTACAGTAAAGCTagatgtcattg CACGAGAACACCGGAAAGCCCCAACATTCATCTTTAAACCTCAAAGCTCAAGAGTTTATGAGGGGGATTCAGCCAGACTTGAATGTCAAGTGTCTGCTATCCCCCCACCACAAATATACTGGAAGAGAAATAATGAAATGGTACAATTCAACACAGACAGAATCAG TATGTTTCATGATACCTCTGGGAAGGTTTGCTTGCTGATCCACAATGTAAATAAGAAAGATGCTGGTTGGTACACAGTATCTGCAGTCAACGAGGCAGGAGTGGCAACATGCCATGCCAGATTGGACGTGGCTA CTCACACATACAAGCCAGTTCCAAACCGCAAACCACTGAAGGTTCGACCAACTTTTAGCAAATACTTGGCACTCAATGGTAAAGGTCTAGATGTGAAACAGGCTTTCTTTCCGGATGAAGGAGAGTTCCAGCGTATGGCAGCAGAGTCTGGACTCTATGAGAGCGATGAACTTTAA